The Thermocladium sp. ECH_B genomic sequence GATGAATTCATTGAATTGGGATGGCCCGCTCCTAGTGCTGGCGGTGGATTCAGTGCCATACATAATTATCCTGGAAAAAGAAAACAAAGCATGAATGTTCACTTCCACGACCGAAAACAATCATGAACCCCCTAGAGCCCGGGATATTTCTCCGCTTGGATTTCTCCGCTATTTGCTTTCATGAAATAATAAATAATAATAGAATCCTAATCCCAGTGATGGTGTTCATTATTTTTATGCGATAATTTTTTTAGCTTACCTTACAAGTATAGGCTCAGTGGATTCCCTTAAACTCACTGTGGCTGAGGTGGGGCTTAAAAGGGTTTACATAGAGGTTCTTCCCGACGATGAACTCTACGTGGTTTGCGAGTGCCGCAGGAGGAAGATAACTAAGCCTATTAGATACGCCTTAAGTGATTTATTAAGTAGGCTTCACTACATGAGGCCCCGCATAAAGCTGGTTATTGGTTCCCGCATAATGGTGAGTAAGGTCGGGAAGCAATCCAGGCGCAGTAAGTATATGGATATGGCCATCACTTACTTGGGAAGATTGAGGGGCGACTTTGGGAGGATCCTAATAATTATCGACGCCAATGCCATATACATCGGGAAAATATTGAGGGAAGCGAAGAGGATGGGATCCCTACGGGGAGTGGATTTGCTTATAATAAGCGACCCGAGACCTGACTCGGATATAGCCGGCATGTCCATCAACATGCTGAAGAGGTATAGGCGAGTGGTTTTAATAACTCATGATAAGTGGTTCGCGCAATTAAGGGGCGTGGATGTCGTGCTGCTCGAGAATAAGGGGTTGAATTCAATGGTCATGGATGAATTAATGGACAAATTAGAACCCGCCTTACAGGGAATTTCTTGGGAGGGGGGTCAATGATTCGATTATTGGTTATTTTTGTTGCGTTAATTAACGAAAAGCATATTAAGCTGGGTAATTATATGTTTGTCAATGAGCACCGACAAGACAAAGTCTTGGTATAAGGTATCCATAGAGGTGGCGAGATTATACGGTGGAAAAATATCCGTAATACCTAAGGTGCCCGTGACAAGCCTTCAGGACTTCTCCATTTACTATACGCCGGGCGTGGCCGGTGTTTCCCTGGAGATAGCAAAGGATCCGGATAAATCATTTGACTTAACGTGGAGGTGGAACTCTGTCGTAGTATTAACTGATGGGACGAGGGTGCTTGGGCTCGGCAAGGTGGGGCCGGAGGCTGCTATGCCGGTCATGGAGGGCAAGGCCTTGATATATAAGTACTTGGGAGGCGTTGATGCAATGCCCATGCCAATAAGGGTTAAGACGCAGGAGGAATTCGTTCAAGTAGCTAAGGCGATAGAGCCATCCTTTGGAGGCATAAATTTAGAGGACATAGAGTCCCCTAAGTGCTTTTACCTGCTTGACACGCTACGACGAGATTTAGCGATACCGGTGTGGCATGATGATCAACAAGGAACCGCGGGCGCCAGCTTGGCTGGTTTATATAATGCCTTGAAACTCACCAATAGGAGGATCGAGGACACGACGATAGTGCTTTATGGTGCCGGGGCCTCTAATATAGCTACTGCGAGGCTCTTGATAGCGGCTGGAGCGAGGCCCGGCAATATAATACTGGTGGATAGTAAGGGGCCCCTTCACGCGGAGAGGAGCGACATGGATCACTTGATGCTCAGCCATCCCTGGAAGTATGATTTAGCCCTGAAAACAAACTCTCGGCGAGCCAAGACAATGGAGGAGGCAATTAGCGGAGCCGATGTTTTGATAGCGGCATCAACCCCGGGACCGGGCGTAGTTAAGAAGGAATGGGTGAGGGCCATGAATAAGGACTCCATAGTCTTCCTACTGGCGAATCCAGTGCCCGAGATGTGGCCATGGGAAGCCAAGGAAGCGGGCGCAAGAATAGTTGCGACTGGGAGAAGCGATTTTCCTAACCAAGTAAATAATAGCCTGATATTTCCCGCCGTCTTCAGGGGCGCATTGGATGTTAGGGCTAAAACCATAACTGATGAAATGATAATAGCAGTATCCCAGGAATTAGCGAGGTACGCGGAGGAGAAGGGGATCAATGAGGACTATATAATACCCAGCATGACTGAGTGGGAAATATATCCAAGGGCAGCGGCGGCCGTCGCCGTAAAGGCAGTGGAGTTAGGGGTTGCCCGTAGAGGCACCACTAGAAATGAGGAGTATGAGAGGGCTAAGCGAATAATAGACTCATCAAGGGACTCACTGAATCAATTAATGAAGATAGGCCTTATAAAGCAGATACCCGAGGAGTTGTTGGTTGAGGTGAAGTGAATGGTAACCATACGAGAAGCCGGCGAGAGGGATATGGAGAAAATCATAGACCTAGTAATTAGGTTAAAGAGACTCAATGAGGAATTCGATCCATTATTTAAGGTCAGCAGCAACGTTGCAGAGCACGCCAAGAAGTACCTGGAGGAGTGTGCATCAAATAAGGAGAGGAAACTACTCCTAATAGCGGAGACGGATGCTGGAGAAGTAGTTGGAATAGCGGTGGCCGAGATACGGACCAGGCTCTTCTATGAACCATCGATAGAGGGCGTCATAACTGATTTCTACGTTATGCCGGAGTGGAGGAGGAAGGGAGTGGGCAAGCAAATGATGGATAAGGCAATAGCCCTCCTCAAGTCGAGGGGAGTCCAATTAATATCAGCCGAGTTCCCCGCGCAAAACCAGATAGCGGTCAATTTCTATAAGAAGTATGGATTCAGGCCCCTCACTAATATATACGTCAAGGAGTTTCAGTGATCCCTAAAAAAATCACTCGTTCTTTTTCATTTCCAGGGATCCACCAAGCATTTCCGGCATTATCTTAATAATGATGCTGCGAACCCCCACATCGATTAACTCAACCCCATCCTCGGACACAGATAGAATCTTTGGCTTCGACGCGCTATAAATGCCTCCCCTAGACGTGAATATGCTTATCACCTTCACGCCGTGATATAAGTGATAACCCTCGGTGAAGAACTCATGCCCCCTTATAACGGCCGTCAATGAATTGAGTTGAAGGAATCTCTCAGTAACATCCTTCCCAAACAAATATATTCCGGGCCCCCTTGGGTTCTGCGCATAGCCGCTTATCTCGGCCGGATCATTCCATAGTAACTGAAAAGCAATTGGATTCATGGGATCCTTATCTGGCTGAGGCAACTTCTCTATTTCACTTATCTTGGGCACTGGATTAGGTATGCCGCCGTGAACCAGGAAGAAGCTATCGTTCAGCACCGCGGCGTATGGGAAGCTCGGGAAAAGCTCATCCAGAACTCGCTTGAATAACTCGTTACCCAAGTAATGTAGAGCTTCATCCGCGAATCCATAATCAAAACTGGTTAGGCGAGACTCATGATTTCCCCGGAGCGGAATGAGGGATCCATCCATGAATAACTCCAGGATACGATAAAGGGTCTCTATCTGCTTCTCCCCCCTATCAACGTAATCCCCAAGCGCGATATATCGCGGTCGATCCANCCCATAATTCGAAATGATCGTGTTAAGCGTGTCTAGATCTCCATGCAAGTCGCCTAGCACTAATACATTCTTCGCATTTATGTGAATCAATGGGCCTAGCCGCCTTAATTCCTTTATGGCCGAATCCATTAATGACTCAAAGGACCG encodes the following:
- a CDS encoding malate dehydrogenase; translation: MSTDKTKSWYKVSIEVARLYGGKISVIPKVPVTSLQDFSIYYTPGVAGVSLEIAKDPDKSFDLTWRWNSVVVLTDGTRVLGLGKVGPEAAMPVMEGKALIYKYLGGVDAMPMPIRVKTQEEFVQVAKAIEPSFGGINLEDIESPKCFYLLDTLRRDLAIPVWHDDQQGTAGASLAGLYNALKLTNRRIEDTTIVLYGAGASNIATARLLIAAGARPGNIILVDSKGPLHAERSDMDHLMLSHPWKYDLALKTNSRRAKTMEEAISGADVLIAASTPGPGVVKKEWVRAMNKDSIVFLLANPVPEMWPWEAKEAGARIVATGRSDFPNQVNNSLIFPAVFRGALDVRAKTITDEMIIAVSQELARYAEEKGINEDYIIPSMTEWEIYPRAAAAVAVKAVELGVARRGTTRNEEYERAKRIIDSSRDSLNQLMKIGLIKQIPEELLVEVK
- a CDS encoding acyltransferase; the protein is MVTIREAGERDMEKIIDLVIRLKRLNEEFDPLFKVSSNVAEHAKKYLEECASNKERKLLLIAETDAGEVVGIAVAEIRTRLFYEPSIEGVITDFYVMPEWRRKGVGKQMMDKAIALLKSRGVQLISAEFPAQNQIAVNFYKKYGFRPLTNIYVKEFQ